The following coding sequences lie in one Arachis ipaensis cultivar K30076 chromosome B05, Araip1.1, whole genome shotgun sequence genomic window:
- the LOC107643397 gene encoding protein ALTERED XYLOGLUCAN 4: MGSTIPLFKEQSLFVITKKLLPWTLYALLPLALLRLYFYPLPLPPSPETELPHSSTPITIATHSSLSSSTPPPLSSPSSTSEKEKGGDDETSCDYFNGEWVRDLRGPLYNGSTCSTIKEGQNCIKHGRPDSGYLHWRWKPSQCNLPRFDPNAFLQLVRNKHIAFVGDSMARNQLESLLCMLSTVSEPNLVYRNGEDNKFRKWHFVSHNASVSVYWSPFLVHGVEKSSSGPNHNVLHLDRVDERWGKDMDRIDLMVLSIGHWFLHPAVYYEGDSVLGCHYCPGLNHTEIGFYDVLRKALRTTLSSIIERRGGGRENNNGIDVIVTTFSPAHFEGEWDKAGACPKTKPFRNREKELEGMDADVRKIEIEEVEDAEDTLVLTCTLFHLLMGFKSEFKMIVFIGACRGL, encoded by the exons ATGGGAAGTACAATCCCATTATTCAAAGAACAATCCTTGTTTGTAATCACCAAGAAGCTTCTTCCATGGACACTCTATGCTTTGCTTCCATTAGCTCTACTTCGCTTGTACTTCTACCCTTTACCCCTTCCTCCTTCCCCAGAAACTGAACTTCCCCATTCATCAACCCCCATCACCATAGCTACccactcttctctttcttcttcaacccctcctcctctttcttcacCTTCATCAACTTCAG AAAAGGAAAAAGGTGGTGATGATGAAACATCATGCGACTACTTCAATGGAGAATGGGTCCGTGATTTGAGAGGCCCTTTGTACAATGGAAGCACATGCAGCACCATTAAAGAAGGCCAGAATTGCATCAAACATGGAAGACCTGACTCAGGGTACCTTCATTGGAGATGGAAGCCAAGCCAATGCAATCTTCCAAGGTTTGATCCTAATGCTTTTCTCCAACTTGTTAGAAACAAGCACATAGCTTTTGTTGGTGATTCAATGGCTAGGAACCAGTTAGAGTCCCTTCTTTGCATGTTATCTACTGTTTCGGAACCTAACCTTGTATACCGCAATGGAGAGGATAATAAATTCCGGAAATGGCATTTTGTTTCCCACAATGCAAGTGTGTCTGTGTATTGGTCACCTTTTCTTGTTCATGGTGTTGAGAAATCTAGTTCAGGGCCTAATCATAATGTGTTGCATTTGGACCGTGTTGATGAGAGGTGGGGTAAGGATATGGACCGAATCGACTTGATGGTGCTTTCGATCGGTCATTGGTTCTTGCATCCAGCTGTTTATTACGAGGGCGATTCAGTTCTCGGATGCCATTATTGTCCCGGTCTTAATCACACTGAAATTGGGTTCTATGATGTATTGAGGAAGGCTTTGAGGACTACACTTAGTAGCATAATTGAGAGGAGAGGTGGTGGTAGGGAAAATAATAATGGGATTGATGTGATTGTGACAACTTTTTCGCCGGCACATTTCGAGGGTGAGTGGGATAAGGCCGGGGCTTGTCCGAAGACTAAGCCATTTAGGAACAGGGAGAAAGAGCTTGAAGGGATGGATGCCGATGTGAGgaagattgagattgaagaagtggaagatgctgaggACACCCTGGTCCTTACATGTACCCTTTTCCATTTGCTAATGGGGTTCAAGAGCGAGTTCAAAATGATTGTGTTCATTGGTGCTTGCCGGGGCCTATAG
- the LOC110271857 gene encoding uncharacterized protein LOC110271857, protein MINYLGGKYPGVSASNLRAQLKTKNLYKEGSSSNPTKVDGGGEVDQPMPVKKNFVFKKRKIEDVNLDSDVGEKNEGIPLEELSSFVKNQEKLHGFLVDDNSSSLWDKKFPFMVVADEVLQSASDQALVEEVGDVAVNQYL, encoded by the exons ATGATTAATTATCTTG GCGGTAAATACCCTGGTGTGTCAGCCTCAAATCTAAGGGCTCAGTTGAAAACCAAAAATTTATATAAGGAAGGATCATCTTCAAATCCAACAAAGGTTGACGGTGGGGGAGAAGTAGATCAACCCATGCCAGTAAAGAAGAATTTTGTATTTAAGAAGAGAAAAATTGAGGATGTTAATCTTGATAGCGATGTCGGGGAGAAGAATGAGGGAATTCCTCTGGAGGAACTCTCAAGTTTTGTGAAAAACCAAGAAAAACTGCATGGATTTCTCGTGGATGATAACAGTTCTTCCCTTTGGGATAAGAAATTTCCATTTATGGTAGTGGCCGATGAGGTGCTTCAGTCTGCTTCCGACCAAGCTCTTGTGGAGGAGGTTGGGGATGTGGCTGTTAATCAGTATTTATAG
- the LOC107641790 gene encoding uncharacterized protein LOC107641790 produces the protein MKERGECVTEQGKLARVRSVATVVASCTASFVAPRHHHRRRTTMESLPSNRRCELLSSLKQNPMRRERETKQREEREKALRGFLPPLLSLPSPPPESRAEVGKETIFPVAVAVTALLLLRFIFLVFLNYRLSCCNCGL, from the exons ATGAAGGAGCGAGGAGAGTGTGTCACGGAGCAGGGGAAGCTCGCGCGAGTGAGGAGCGTCGCCACCGTCGTCGCGTCGTGCACCGCCAGCTTCGTTGCACCTCGTCATCACCATCGCCGTCGGACCACCATGGAGTCGTTGCCGTCGAACCGGCGCTGCGAGCTGCTATCAAGCCTCAAGCAGAATCCGatgcgaagagagagagagacaaaaCAACGCGAGGAGAGAGAGAAGGCGTTGCGGGGGTTTCTGCCGCCACTGCTCTCTCTGCCATCGCCGCCGCCGGAGTCACGAGCTGAGGTGGGGAAGGAGACCATTTTTCCTGTTGCTGTTGCAGTCACTGCGCTACTACTGCTACGCTTCATTTTCCTTGTTTTCCTTAATTACC GATTAAGCTGCTGCAACTGTGGACTGTGA